From Erythrobacter sp. YJ-T3-07:
ACGAGTGCCTTGCTGGCCATTGCGAAGTCTCCCGAGGGAAGGGCGGGGGGAATACGGGAACGCATCATGAATCCTCGGCTGGTGCCGGGTCAAGGCTTTTGGGGTGCGGAGAGCCTCAGGAAAGCCCGTCGATCGCCGCCCAGCGCGCGACGCCAAGGTCGCGCGCGCGCTCTGCCGTCATCCCGCCCAGCGCGATAACCGGGAGGCGGGTGCGCCGCGCGAGATCGTGGAAGCCCTCAGGGCCAAGCACGGGGGCGCCGGGATGGCTGCGGGTGGCAAACACGGGGGAGATCATCACCGCGTGCGCATCTGCGGCCCCGGCGGCGACAAGTTCGGCGGCATCATGCGCGGTGGTGATGCGCAGCATGTCCGCAGCATCGCCGAGCCTGCCGGGCGGGCCATAGACACCGTCCGCACCCCACGCACGCGCCTCCGACGCGCGGTTCGACAGGATCAGGCGCACGCTTTTGCTGCGGCAGATGCTGCGCAGCATTTCGAACCTCTCCCGCCGCGCCACGCTGCCCAGATGATAGTGCCGGAAGACGAGCGCGGAGCTTTCCGGCAGGCGCGCCAGGGCATCCTCCAGCACTGCGTCGTTGCGGGCGTCGGACATCAGCCAGAGACGTGGCAGTTCTTCGGGTCGGGGCTGGATCGGCATCGTCCAGCCGCTATAGCGGCGCGCGATGGATAGCGCAGCAGCCCTTACACAAGTCGAAGAGCGGATCGCCCGCGCCTGCACGATCGCCAAGCGCGAGCGGGCCGAGGTCAACCTGATCGCGGTCAGCAAGACCCACCCGGTCGATCGGATCGAACCGGTGCTGGAAGCAGGCCAGCGCCTGTTCGGCGAAAACCGCGTGCAGGAGGCGCAGGACAAGTGGCCCACCCTGCGCGAGCGCTTCCCCGACGTGGAACTTCACCTGATCGGCCAGCTGCAATCGAACAAGGCGGAGGACGCCGCCACACTGTTCGACGTGATCCACTCGCTCGACCGGCCCAGCCTGCTCAAGGCGCTGGCCAAGGCGTATGACAAGCTGGGCAGGCGCGTGCCGTGCTTCATCCAGGTCGATGTCGGCGAGGAAGACCAGAAAGGCGGCTGCGCGATTGCCGACCTGCCCGATCTGATTGAGCAGGCGCGAGAGGCGGAGATCCCGCTACTCGGCCTGATGTGCATCCCCCCCGCCGACAAGGAACCCGCGCCCTTCTTCGCGCTGCTGGGCGAACTGGCGCGCCGGCACGAGCCCGAGCCGGGTGCTTGGGGCCTGAGCATGGGGATGAGCTCAGACTACGAGACGGCGATCATGCTCGGCGCGACCCACATCCGCGTCGGCTCCGCACTGTTTGGTGAGCGGGGCTGACGGGGGGCGCAGCTTCTGCGCCGATTGCTGTGAATCCGCTCTTGAGGCCGAGCTGCTTGGAAAGCAGGCGACCGTTCACTTGGCTACTGGGGTCGAAAGGACAGGATCATGGCCATTCCGCGAGACTTTCCGGTTCCCAACTCCGGACGCTCGTTGGTGCAGTCTTAAGTCGGCGGCGCCGTGGTATGCTTGGATGGGCATGCCCGATATCTAAAGGTCGTCATCGTTGCGGTAGGGAGGCCATTGCTCAAAGTTGATTGATGCGCCGGTCGATCGCCGCATCGATCATCTCCACCGCCGCACTTTCGGACTCGTGGCCCAAAAGCTGCAGCGACACTTCGCGACCCATCGCAAACGCCAACAGGCTCGAGATCAGGAGCAGCGCGTCGGTGCGGTCGGCAGGGGTGGCCTCCCGCCCGCCGCGCGCCAGGCCGACGAGCTGCGCCAGCCCCGCGACGCCGGGTGCCCAGAGCTGATCGTGCAGGATGGCGAAGCCCGGGCCGCGCTCTCGCAGTTCGCGGATTGCGAAATCCGCCTGCGTCTGGCCGCCGACCGGATCGAGGAACAGGCGCAGCACGCGCTTGAGCGTATCGGCGATCAGCGCGCGTGCGGCGTCCGGGTCACCGGGCGCGGAGGCCAGCCGCGCGAGCGGCGCGGTCAGCTCGCTGGTCGCCTCCTGAAAACGCCGAACGATCTCGTGCGCGCAGGCGACATACAGCCCCTCCTTCCCGCCGAAATGATAGGCGATCGAAGGCAGCGTGACGCCTGCCGCGTCGGCGATCCGCCGCGTGGTTGCCGCAGCGAAGCCGTGCGCGCCGAATTCGGTGAGCGCGGCTGCCAGGATCGCCGCCTGAGTTGCGTCGCTCTTGGGATAGCTCCCGCTGCGCTTCGCGCCCTCAGCCATGATCTTCGCGCATCTTGCCTCCATCGCTGACGAACTCGGCGTGGCCATAGCGCTTCAGCAGGCGCTGCAGCTTCGATACCAGATGCCGGTCGGCAACGTCGCGCACGCCGGGCACGGTCGCCAGCGCGTCGTATAGCCGCAGCTGCGAGAAAATGCGCGCTGCCGCAAACACCGCGAATTTGCGGTCGCGCATCGAGTAGCGAACCCCCATCGCCTTGGCGCGCGCGGTATCGCCCTTCAGGAAGTGGCGGATGAAGAAGGCGCGGGCGAAGCTGCGTTCCAGCTCGCGGTCGATCCGTCCGATCGGGGTGTCGTCGTGCGACAGCTCCGCCTCCAGCGTACCGCGCACGAGCATGCCGCACGTCGCATCGTCGAAATCGGCGCGCAGCGTCGCCTGCCGTGCCAGCATCAGCCGCAATATCTGTTGCGGGGTTTCGCCCAGCAATTCCCTGGGCAGCCCCAGCAGGAAGCAGCGGTAGCGCGCGATTTCGATTCGCGCGCGCTCGTCGCTGGTGAAATCGCGCCCCTGCCGCAATGCGTCGCTCGCCATCAGCAGCGAGCCGATCTGGCCGGCGGGCATCTGATCGACCTGCGGGATCGGTACGCCATAGACGCTGGCGTCCCACACCCCTTCGCGGCGCATCGCGTTCACGCGCACCATCGAATGCATCAGCCGCACCATCGCCGCCGCCTTGAACGCGGCGCCGTGGCGTTCGAGCGCGCCGGGCATTACGGTGAGGGTGAAAAAGGTCGCGGTCT
This genomic window contains:
- a CDS encoding YggS family pyridoxal phosphate-dependent enzyme — protein: MDSAAALTQVEERIARACTIAKRERAEVNLIAVSKTHPVDRIEPVLEAGQRLFGENRVQEAQDKWPTLRERFPDVELHLIGQLQSNKAEDAATLFDVIHSLDRPSLLKALAKAYDKLGRRVPCFIQVDVGEEDQKGGCAIADLPDLIEQAREAEIPLLGLMCIPPADKEPAPFFALLGELARRHEPEPGAWGLSMGMSSDYETAIMLGATHIRVGSALFGERG
- a CDS encoding TetR family transcriptional regulator — protein: MAEGAKRSGSYPKSDATQAAILAAALTEFGAHGFAAATTRRIADAAGVTLPSIAYHFGGKEGLYVACAHEIVRRFQEATSELTAPLARLASAPGDPDAARALIADTLKRVLRLFLDPVGGQTQADFAIRELRERGPGFAILHDQLWAPGVAGLAQLVGLARGGREATPADRTDALLLISSLLAFAMGREVSLQLLGHESESAAVEMIDAAIDRRINQL
- a CDS encoding oxygenase MpaB family protein, with the protein product MPERFTIDADGESIPGFDAQKADVLNDAELVDLMAAYTMIGDSVADAYAARMTDIKFHHLIEMLQLACDEGIDAVPDAPPELAPFIAAMANTPDWIDMDLVREGARIERNQFAHLVPFAIRGAFLATFMNRYSALPMALTGNLSDKLAAKRVHETATFFTLTVMPGALERHGAAFKAAAMVRLMHSMVRVNAMRREGVWDASVYGVPIPQVDQMPAGQIGSLLMASDALRQGRDFTSDERARIEIARYRCFLLGLPRELLGETPQQILRLMLARQATLRADFDDATCGMLVRGTLEAELSHDDTPIGRIDRELERSFARAFFIRHFLKGDTARAKAMGVRYSMRDRKFAVFAAARIFSQLRLYDALATVPGVRDVADRHLVSKLQRLLKRYGHAEFVSDGGKMREDHG
- a CDS encoding thiamine phosphate synthase; this encodes MPIQPRPEELPRLWLMSDARNDAVLEDALARLPESSALVFRHYHLGSVARRERFEMLRSICRSKSVRLILSNRASEARAWGADGVYGPPGRLGDAADMLRITTAHDAAELVAAGAADAHAVMISPVFATRSHPGAPVLGPEGFHDLARRTRLPVIALGGMTAERARDLGVARWAAIDGLS